A stretch of Lactuca sativa cultivar Salinas chromosome 6, Lsat_Salinas_v11, whole genome shotgun sequence DNA encodes these proteins:
- the LOC111877497 gene encoding probable LRR receptor-like serine/threonine-protein kinase At1g56130 isoform X1: MSFRFKFPPPLPPSSSISLRNLFIFFVCIIMSQKSNAQTPRTDPSEVRALNSIFQQWDVQIPMGQWNISGEPCSGTALGSDFDNENRIAAIQCNCTFDSNTTCHITKLKVSQLNRQGVIPEELAALTYLAVLKIDQNAFTGTLPPFLGNFSAMVVLSLAHNQFSGPIPKELGNLKELNMLAISSNNFSGSLPPELGNLVNLQQFYLDSCGAGGEIPSTFANLQNMIVMWASDSPFSGKIPAFIGNWTKLVSLRLQGNNFEGPIPASFSNLTLLTSLRISDLQNFSSSLDFITNLRNLTDLVIRNALVSGPIPPNINRLEKLETLDLSFNNLTGPLPQTLMNMSSLLSLFLGNNSLSGSLLPEKSVRLQNIDLSYNELSGSFPPWVIPSWAMPNLQLNLVANNFKFDSTNTSIFPGLVCLQRDFPCNRNTTAPYTSFAIKCGGSGVRANGIQFDTENSTALGPASYYLFQEKWAVSNGGIVIDRKDPSFIQTTSIKVNNTRYPELFTTSRKSPGSLRYYGLGLQNGPYTITLFFAETVFNLTTSIWKGHPRRLFDIYIQGQREQRDFDISKEAGGAGIALEKNYDVTVTQNHIEIHLFWAGKGTCCIPEQGDYGPLISAIRVTPGFKVKGNSSNNTGIIIGVIAGVGSVSLIFLIFGLLYLKRRRSKDEEEEEILGIGPKVNTYSYAELKTATADFSSSNFLGEGGFGPVYKGILNNGNVVAVKQLSVASHHGKSQFITEISTISSVQHWNLVKLHGCCIEGAKRLLVYEYLENKSLDQALFGKRNVQIDWATRFNICLGTAKGLAYLHEESRPRIVHRDVKASNILLDADLSPKISDFGLAKLYDDKRTHMSTRVAGTIGYLAPEYAMRGHLTSKADVFGFGVVCLEIVSGRPNYEDKLDSEQKYLLQWAWSLYESNRSLELVDPSLTSFDEQEATRMIGIALMCVQASPSLRPAMSRVIAMLSGDIEISQVTTKPSYLTDWDFNDTTNTFYDEETPPFSSETTTITTNTNTNTTTSTSTGIESTSSPIIMSEMINNGNLRDGR; this comes from the exons ATGAGTTTCCGGTTTAAGTTTCCGCCACCGCTGCCGCCGTCTTCTTCAATTTCCCTTAGGAATTTATTCATCTTCTTCGTCTGCATCATCATGTCCCAGAAATCCAACGCTCAAACTCCGCGAACTGATCCTTCGGAAG TGAGAGCGTTAAATTCGATATTTCAACAATGGGATGTTCAAATTCCGATGGGGCAGTGGAACATAAGCGGAGAACCATGCAGCGGAACAGCGCTCGGATCAGATTTCGACAACGAGAACAGAATTGCAGCAATCCAATGCAATTGCACCTTCGACAGCAACACCACTTGCCATATTACCAAACT GAAAGTCAGTCAACTTAACAGGCAAGGGGTTATTCCTGAAGAACTTGCTGCTCTAACTTATCTTGCTGTGTT AAAAATTGATCAGAATGCCTTCACTGGTACCTTGCCTCCATTCCTTGGAAATTTTTCTGCAATGGTGGTATT GTCACTTGCCCACAATCAATTCTCTGGTCCCATACCCAAGGAGCTTGGAAATCTTAAAGAACTAAATATGTT GGCTATAAGTTCCAACAATTTTTCAGGAAGTCTTCCCCCAGAACTTGGAAACCTAGTCAACTTGCAGCAATT TTATCTAGACAGTTGTGGTGCTGGTGGAGAGATTCCCTCTACATTTGCCAACCTCCAAAATATGATTGTCAT GTGGGCATCAGATAGCCCTTTTTCTGGAAAGATACCTGCTTTTATAGGAAACTGGACAAAATTAGTGAGCCT GAGACTTCAAGGGAATAATTTTGAAGGTCCTATACCAGCTTCTTTTTCAaatttgaccttgttgacttCTCT GCGAATAAGTGATTTGCAGAATTTCAGTTCATCTCTTGACTTTATCACCAACTTGAGGAACCTAACTGATTT AGTTATAAGAAACGCATTAGTTTCAGGTCCTATTCCACCAAACATTAATCGATTGGAAAAGCTAGAAACACT AGATTTAAGTTTCAACAATTTAACTGGTCCTCTACCACAAACATTAATGAATATGAGTTCCCTCCTTTCCTT GTTTCTTGGAAACAATAGCTTGTCTGGTTCTCTTCTTCCTGAAAAAAGTGTACGTCTTCAAAATAT AGATTTGTCTTACAATGAACTCTCTGGATCTTTTCCTCCGTGGGTGATTCCATCATGGGCAATGCCTAATCTGCAATT GAATTTGGTGGCTAATAACTTTAAATTTGACAGCACAAACACAAG TATTTTCCCAGGATTAGTTTGTCTTCAGAGAGACTTTCCTTGCAACAGGAACACAACAGCACCTT ATACCAGCTTTGCAATCAAGTGTGGTGGATCAGGAGTAAGGGCAAATGGCATACAATTCGATACAGAAAACTCTACAGCCTTGGGACCCGCATCCTACTAtttatttcaagaaaaatggGCTGTGAGCAATGGGGGTATAGTAATTGACAGAAAAGACCCTTCATTCATACAAACTACATCAATCAAAGTCAACAACACAAGATACCCTGAGCTTTTCACAACTTCAAGAAAATCTCCTGGATCCCTTAGATACTATGGTTTAGGCCTTCAAAATGGTCCTTACACCATAACCCTTTTCTTTGCTGAAACTGTCTTCAATTTAACCACAAGCATCTGGAAGGGTCACCCCAGGCGCCTCTTTGATATTTACATCCAG GGACAACGTGAACAAAGGGATTTTGATATATCAAAGGAAGCAGGTGGTGCTGGAATAGCTCTAGAAAAGAATTATGATGTTACAGTGACACAAAATCATATTGAAATCCATCTTTTTTGGGCTGGAAAAGGGACTTGCTGTATACCTGAACAGGGAGATTATGGTCCTTTAATTTCTGCCATCAGAGTTACCCCTG gtTTCAAAGTGAAGGGTAATTCTTCAAATAATACTGGAATAATAATTGGTGTCATAGCTGGTGTGGGATCTGTCTCccttattttcttaatttttggTTTATTATACTTGAAAAGGAGAAGGTCAAAAGACGAGGAAGAAGAAG AAATTCTTGGCATTGGACCAAAAGTAAATACTTATAGCTATGCAGAACTGAAAACTGCAACTGCAGATTTCAGTAGTTCAAATTTCCTTGGAGAGGGTGGTTTTGGACCTGTTTACAAG GGGATATTGAATAATGGAAATGTAGTAGCTGTGAAGCAACTCTCAGTAGCGTCCCACCATGGAAAGAGTCAATTTATAACTGAAATTTCCACCATTTCATCTGTCCAACATTGGAACCTTGTTAAGTTACATGGTTGTTGTATTGAAGGAGCTAAAAGGCTCCTTGTTTATGAGTATCTCGAGAACAAAAGCCTTGATCAAGCACTCTTTG GTAAAAGGAATGTGCAAATCGATTGGGCGACACGTTTTAATATATGCTTAGGAACAGCAAAAGGTTTGGCTTATCTTCATGAAGAATCAAGGCCAAGAATTGTGCATCGCGATGTGAAAGCAAGCAATATCTTACTCGATGCTGATTTATCCCCCAAAATTTCTGATTTTGGATTAGCAAAACTATACGATGACAAAAGAACCCATATGAGTACTCGCGTCGCTGGAACCat TGGGTATCTTGCACCGGAGTATGCAATGCGTGGACATTTAACATCAAAAGCTGATGTTTTTGGATTTGGAGTTGTGTGTCTTGAGATTGTTAGTGGGAGGCCCAATTATGAGGACAAACTCGATTCCGAACAAAAGTATCTTCTCCAATGG GCATGGAGTCTATATGAAAGCAACCGAAgcctagagcttgtagatccatctTTAACATCTTTTGATGAACAAGAAGCTACACGTATGATAGGAATAGCTCTCATGTGTGTTCAAGCATCACCTTCTTTAAGACCCGCTATGTCACGTGTCATTGCAATGCTCTCAGGCGACATTGAAATAAGTCAAGTCACTACAAAACCAAGTTATTTAACCGATTGGGATTTCAATGATACCACCAACACTTTTTATGATGAAGAAACTCCTCCTTTTTCATCTGAAACTACAACCATCActacaaatacaaatacaaatacaacCACAAGTACTTCTACGGGTATTGAGTCAACGTCATCACCTATAATCATGTCTGAGATGATCAACAATGGGAATTTAAGAGATGGAAGGTGA
- the LOC111877497 gene encoding probable LRR receptor-like serine/threonine-protein kinase At1g56140 isoform X2: MLAISSNNFSGSLPPELGNLVNLQQFYLDSCGAGGEIPSTFANLQNMIVMWASDSPFSGKIPAFIGNWTKLVSLRLQGNNFEGPIPASFSNLTLLTSLRISDLQNFSSSLDFITNLRNLTDLVIRNALVSGPIPPNINRLEKLETLDLSFNNLTGPLPQTLMNMSSLLSLFLGNNSLSGSLLPEKSVRLQNIDLSYNELSGSFPPWVIPSWAMPNLQLNLVANNFKFDSTNTSIFPGLVCLQRDFPCNRNTTAPYTSFAIKCGGSGVRANGIQFDTENSTALGPASYYLFQEKWAVSNGGIVIDRKDPSFIQTTSIKVNNTRYPELFTTSRKSPGSLRYYGLGLQNGPYTITLFFAETVFNLTTSIWKGHPRRLFDIYIQGQREQRDFDISKEAGGAGIALEKNYDVTVTQNHIEIHLFWAGKGTCCIPEQGDYGPLISAIRVTPGFKVKGNSSNNTGIIIGVIAGVGSVSLIFLIFGLLYLKRRRSKDEEEEEILGIGPKVNTYSYAELKTATADFSSSNFLGEGGFGPVYKGILNNGNVVAVKQLSVASHHGKSQFITEISTISSVQHWNLVKLHGCCIEGAKRLLVYEYLENKSLDQALFGKRNVQIDWATRFNICLGTAKGLAYLHEESRPRIVHRDVKASNILLDADLSPKISDFGLAKLYDDKRTHMSTRVAGTIGYLAPEYAMRGHLTSKADVFGFGVVCLEIVSGRPNYEDKLDSEQKYLLQWAWSLYESNRSLELVDPSLTSFDEQEATRMIGIALMCVQASPSLRPAMSRVIAMLSGDIEISQVTTKPSYLTDWDFNDTTNTFYDEETPPFSSETTTITTNTNTNTTTSTSTGIESTSSPIIMSEMINNGNLRDGR; encoded by the exons ATGTT GGCTATAAGTTCCAACAATTTTTCAGGAAGTCTTCCCCCAGAACTTGGAAACCTAGTCAACTTGCAGCAATT TTATCTAGACAGTTGTGGTGCTGGTGGAGAGATTCCCTCTACATTTGCCAACCTCCAAAATATGATTGTCAT GTGGGCATCAGATAGCCCTTTTTCTGGAAAGATACCTGCTTTTATAGGAAACTGGACAAAATTAGTGAGCCT GAGACTTCAAGGGAATAATTTTGAAGGTCCTATACCAGCTTCTTTTTCAaatttgaccttgttgacttCTCT GCGAATAAGTGATTTGCAGAATTTCAGTTCATCTCTTGACTTTATCACCAACTTGAGGAACCTAACTGATTT AGTTATAAGAAACGCATTAGTTTCAGGTCCTATTCCACCAAACATTAATCGATTGGAAAAGCTAGAAACACT AGATTTAAGTTTCAACAATTTAACTGGTCCTCTACCACAAACATTAATGAATATGAGTTCCCTCCTTTCCTT GTTTCTTGGAAACAATAGCTTGTCTGGTTCTCTTCTTCCTGAAAAAAGTGTACGTCTTCAAAATAT AGATTTGTCTTACAATGAACTCTCTGGATCTTTTCCTCCGTGGGTGATTCCATCATGGGCAATGCCTAATCTGCAATT GAATTTGGTGGCTAATAACTTTAAATTTGACAGCACAAACACAAG TATTTTCCCAGGATTAGTTTGTCTTCAGAGAGACTTTCCTTGCAACAGGAACACAACAGCACCTT ATACCAGCTTTGCAATCAAGTGTGGTGGATCAGGAGTAAGGGCAAATGGCATACAATTCGATACAGAAAACTCTACAGCCTTGGGACCCGCATCCTACTAtttatttcaagaaaaatggGCTGTGAGCAATGGGGGTATAGTAATTGACAGAAAAGACCCTTCATTCATACAAACTACATCAATCAAAGTCAACAACACAAGATACCCTGAGCTTTTCACAACTTCAAGAAAATCTCCTGGATCCCTTAGATACTATGGTTTAGGCCTTCAAAATGGTCCTTACACCATAACCCTTTTCTTTGCTGAAACTGTCTTCAATTTAACCACAAGCATCTGGAAGGGTCACCCCAGGCGCCTCTTTGATATTTACATCCAG GGACAACGTGAACAAAGGGATTTTGATATATCAAAGGAAGCAGGTGGTGCTGGAATAGCTCTAGAAAAGAATTATGATGTTACAGTGACACAAAATCATATTGAAATCCATCTTTTTTGGGCTGGAAAAGGGACTTGCTGTATACCTGAACAGGGAGATTATGGTCCTTTAATTTCTGCCATCAGAGTTACCCCTG gtTTCAAAGTGAAGGGTAATTCTTCAAATAATACTGGAATAATAATTGGTGTCATAGCTGGTGTGGGATCTGTCTCccttattttcttaatttttggTTTATTATACTTGAAAAGGAGAAGGTCAAAAGACGAGGAAGAAGAAG AAATTCTTGGCATTGGACCAAAAGTAAATACTTATAGCTATGCAGAACTGAAAACTGCAACTGCAGATTTCAGTAGTTCAAATTTCCTTGGAGAGGGTGGTTTTGGACCTGTTTACAAG GGGATATTGAATAATGGAAATGTAGTAGCTGTGAAGCAACTCTCAGTAGCGTCCCACCATGGAAAGAGTCAATTTATAACTGAAATTTCCACCATTTCATCTGTCCAACATTGGAACCTTGTTAAGTTACATGGTTGTTGTATTGAAGGAGCTAAAAGGCTCCTTGTTTATGAGTATCTCGAGAACAAAAGCCTTGATCAAGCACTCTTTG GTAAAAGGAATGTGCAAATCGATTGGGCGACACGTTTTAATATATGCTTAGGAACAGCAAAAGGTTTGGCTTATCTTCATGAAGAATCAAGGCCAAGAATTGTGCATCGCGATGTGAAAGCAAGCAATATCTTACTCGATGCTGATTTATCCCCCAAAATTTCTGATTTTGGATTAGCAAAACTATACGATGACAAAAGAACCCATATGAGTACTCGCGTCGCTGGAACCat TGGGTATCTTGCACCGGAGTATGCAATGCGTGGACATTTAACATCAAAAGCTGATGTTTTTGGATTTGGAGTTGTGTGTCTTGAGATTGTTAGTGGGAGGCCCAATTATGAGGACAAACTCGATTCCGAACAAAAGTATCTTCTCCAATGG GCATGGAGTCTATATGAAAGCAACCGAAgcctagagcttgtagatccatctTTAACATCTTTTGATGAACAAGAAGCTACACGTATGATAGGAATAGCTCTCATGTGTGTTCAAGCATCACCTTCTTTAAGACCCGCTATGTCACGTGTCATTGCAATGCTCTCAGGCGACATTGAAATAAGTCAAGTCACTACAAAACCAAGTTATTTAACCGATTGGGATTTCAATGATACCACCAACACTTTTTATGATGAAGAAACTCCTCCTTTTTCATCTGAAACTACAACCATCActacaaatacaaatacaaatacaacCACAAGTACTTCTACGGGTATTGAGTCAACGTCATCACCTATAATCATGTCTGAGATGATCAACAATGGGAATTTAAGAGATGGAAGGTGA